In the genome of Vicia villosa cultivar HV-30 ecotype Madison, WI unplaced genomic scaffold, Vvil1.0 ctg.000835F_1_1, whole genome shotgun sequence, one region contains:
- the LOC131631497 gene encoding phosphoglycerate mutase-like protein isoform X2, with protein MDTAAGPSLYPLHHSKTIHLVRHAQGVHNVEGEKDHDAYLSYDYFDANLTPLGWKQVENLQKHVKANELPRKIELVVVSPLLRTMQTAVGVFGGEAYPDGISEPPLMVENVGHSDHHAVSSLNCPPFLAVELCREQMGLHPCDKRRTVSEYRHMFPGIDFSLIETDEDTWWKPEREKKEEVTGRGLKFLEWLCTRKEKEIAVVTHSSFLFNTLSAFGNDCHPNIKTEMCKHFANCELRSMVIVDKGMIGSTNNSTTNYPGKIPHGLDLPSDATD; from the exons ATGGATACTGCAGCAGGTCCAAGTCTCTATCCATTGCATCATAGCAAAACTATTCACCTG GTTAGGCATGCCCAAGGAGTTCATAATGTAGAAGGAGAAAAGGACCATGATGCTTACTTATCTTATGATTATTTTGATGCAAACCTAACCCCTCTTGGATGGAAGCAG GTTGAAAATCTGCAAAAGCATGTGAAGGCTAATGAACTTCCCAGAAAAATTGAACTAGTTGTTGTTTCCCCATTGTTAAG AACAATGCAAACAGCTGTTGGAGTCTTTGGTGGGGAAGCATACCCTGATGGAATTAGTGAACCTCCTCTGATGGTGGAAAATGTGGGACACAGTGATCATCATGCTGTTTCTTCTCTGAACTGCCCACCATTTCTTGCTGTAGAGCTTTGCCGAGAGCAAATG GGACTCCATCCTTGTGATAAGAGAAGAACCGTTAGCGAGTACCGACACATGTTTCCAGGAATTGATTTTTCATTG ATTGAAACCGACGAGGACACTTGGTGGAAACCcgaaagagagaagaaagaagaagttACTGGTAGGGGACTGAAGTTTTTGGAATG GTTGTGTACACGTAAAGAGAAGGAGATAGCTGTTGTTACCCACAGCAGTTTTCTGTTTAATACCCTCAGTGCTTTTGGAAATGACTGTCACCCAAATATCAAGACTGAAATGTGCAAACA TTTTGCTAATTGTGAACTACGCTCCATGGTTATTGTTGATAAAGG TATGATTGGATCTACTAATAATTCAACCACCAACTATCCTGGCAAAATTCCTCATGGTCTGGATCTTCCTAGTGATGCTACTGACTAG
- the LOC131631497 gene encoding phosphoglycerate mutase-like protein isoform X1: protein MFFYLSNLFNFINQIYFIFHFVCVTAVMDTAAGPSLYPLHHSKTIHLVRHAQGVHNVEGEKDHDAYLSYDYFDANLTPLGWKQVENLQKHVKANELPRKIELVVVSPLLRTMQTAVGVFGGEAYPDGISEPPLMVENVGHSDHHAVSSLNCPPFLAVELCREQMGLHPCDKRRTVSEYRHMFPGIDFSLIETDEDTWWKPEREKKEEVTGRGLKFLEWLCTRKEKEIAVVTHSSFLFNTLSAFGNDCHPNIKTEMCKHFANCELRSMVIVDKGMIGSTNNSTTNYPGKIPHGLDLPSDATD, encoded by the exons ATGTTTTTCTATTTATCAAATCTATTCAACTTCATCAatcagatttattttatttttcattttgtgtGTGTAACTGCAGTTATGGATACTGCAGCAGGTCCAAGTCTCTATCCATTGCATCATAGCAAAACTATTCACCTG GTTAGGCATGCCCAAGGAGTTCATAATGTAGAAGGAGAAAAGGACCATGATGCTTACTTATCTTATGATTATTTTGATGCAAACCTAACCCCTCTTGGATGGAAGCAG GTTGAAAATCTGCAAAAGCATGTGAAGGCTAATGAACTTCCCAGAAAAATTGAACTAGTTGTTGTTTCCCCATTGTTAAG AACAATGCAAACAGCTGTTGGAGTCTTTGGTGGGGAAGCATACCCTGATGGAATTAGTGAACCTCCTCTGATGGTGGAAAATGTGGGACACAGTGATCATCATGCTGTTTCTTCTCTGAACTGCCCACCATTTCTTGCTGTAGAGCTTTGCCGAGAGCAAATG GGACTCCATCCTTGTGATAAGAGAAGAACCGTTAGCGAGTACCGACACATGTTTCCAGGAATTGATTTTTCATTG ATTGAAACCGACGAGGACACTTGGTGGAAACCcgaaagagagaagaaagaagaagttACTGGTAGGGGACTGAAGTTTTTGGAATG GTTGTGTACACGTAAAGAGAAGGAGATAGCTGTTGTTACCCACAGCAGTTTTCTGTTTAATACCCTCAGTGCTTTTGGAAATGACTGTCACCCAAATATCAAGACTGAAATGTGCAAACA TTTTGCTAATTGTGAACTACGCTCCATGGTTATTGTTGATAAAGG TATGATTGGATCTACTAATAATTCAACCACCAACTATCCTGGCAAAATTCCTCATGGTCTGGATCTTCCTAGTGATGCTACTGACTAG
- the LOC131631497 gene encoding phosphoglycerate mutase-like protein 1 isoform X3 yields the protein MQTAVGVFGGEAYPDGISEPPLMVENVGHSDHHAVSSLNCPPFLAVELCREQMGLHPCDKRRTVSEYRHMFPGIDFSLIETDEDTWWKPEREKKEEVTGRGLKFLEWLCTRKEKEIAVVTHSSFLFNTLSAFGNDCHPNIKTEMCKHFANCELRSMVIVDKGMIGSTNNSTTNYPGKIPHGLDLPSDATD from the exons ATGCAAACAGCTGTTGGAGTCTTTGGTGGGGAAGCATACCCTGATGGAATTAGTGAACCTCCTCTGATGGTGGAAAATGTGGGACACAGTGATCATCATGCTGTTTCTTCTCTGAACTGCCCACCATTTCTTGCTGTAGAGCTTTGCCGAGAGCAAATG GGACTCCATCCTTGTGATAAGAGAAGAACCGTTAGCGAGTACCGACACATGTTTCCAGGAATTGATTTTTCATTG ATTGAAACCGACGAGGACACTTGGTGGAAACCcgaaagagagaagaaagaagaagttACTGGTAGGGGACTGAAGTTTTTGGAATG GTTGTGTACACGTAAAGAGAAGGAGATAGCTGTTGTTACCCACAGCAGTTTTCTGTTTAATACCCTCAGTGCTTTTGGAAATGACTGTCACCCAAATATCAAGACTGAAATGTGCAAACA TTTTGCTAATTGTGAACTACGCTCCATGGTTATTGTTGATAAAGG TATGATTGGATCTACTAATAATTCAACCACCAACTATCCTGGCAAAATTCCTCATGGTCTGGATCTTCCTAGTGATGCTACTGACTAG